A DNA window from Mesorhizobium sp. C432A contains the following coding sequences:
- a CDS encoding PadR family transcriptional regulator, producing MHRHHPFGERAERAFLHMAGKFGGRGGGGFGPFGHGGRGGGRGGPGDMFRAGRMLADGDLKLITLSLLAEAPRHGYDIIKALEERTSGIYSPSPGVVYPTLTFLEEAGYAASAADGNKKVFSITEAGQAHLAENREMIDGVLEHLERFGRKMAKARDWFGWNDDGEEGGRRGGRGRSEARDEFRAVRHRLRAALGDLVDAPAEKQAEAIAVLEAAAEALEALSRG from the coding sequence ATGCACAGACATCATCCCTTTGGCGAGCGCGCCGAGCGCGCATTCCTGCACATGGCAGGCAAATTTGGTGGAAGAGGGGGCGGCGGCTTTGGTCCGTTCGGCCACGGCGGACGTGGCGGTGGACGCGGCGGCCCGGGCGACATGTTTCGTGCCGGGCGCATGCTGGCCGACGGCGATCTCAAGCTGATCACGCTGTCATTGCTGGCCGAGGCGCCGCGCCACGGCTACGACATCATCAAGGCGCTGGAGGAGCGCACCAGCGGCATCTACAGCCCGAGCCCGGGCGTCGTCTATCCGACGCTGACCTTCTTGGAAGAGGCCGGCTATGCGGCTTCAGCCGCGGACGGCAACAAGAAGGTGTTTTCGATCACCGAGGCGGGGCAGGCGCATCTCGCCGAGAACCGCGAGATGATCGACGGCGTGCTCGAGCATCTGGAGCGCTTCGGCCGCAAGATGGCGAAAGCGCGGGACTGGTTCGGCTGGAACGACGACGGCGAGGAAGGCGGACGGCGTGGTGGACGGGGTCGCTCGGAAGCCCGCGACGAGTTCCGCGCCGTGCGCCACCGGCTGCGTGCCGCGCTCGGCGATCTCGTCGACGCGCCGGCTGAAAAGCAGGCCGAGGCGATTGCAGTCCTGGAAGCCGCCGCTGAAGCCCTGGAAGCGCTATCGCGCGGTTGA
- a CDS encoding HlyU family transcriptional regulator: MSFLKRLFGGGGGEAGEPKSAAPAKQVEHKGFLISATPYKAEGGQYQTCGVVSKEVDGVMKEHKFIRADRFAGLGDAVDISIKKGMQLVDEQGERMFG; encoded by the coding sequence ATGTCTTTTCTGAAACGTCTTTTCGGTGGTGGCGGCGGTGAGGCGGGCGAGCCCAAGAGCGCAGCACCGGCAAAGCAGGTTGAGCACAAGGGATTTTTGATCAGCGCCACGCCCTACAAGGCGGAGGGGGGCCAATACCAGACCTGCGGCGTGGTTTCGAAGGAAGTCGACGGCGTGATGAAGGAACACAAATTCATCCGCGCCGATCGCTTTGCCGGACTGGGCGACGCCGTCGACATCTCGATCAAGAAGGGCATGCAACTGGTCGACGAGCAAGGCGAGAGGATGTTCGGGTAG
- a CDS encoding polynucleotide kinase-phosphatase, with the protein MREPDKTDLTIPDFALVVLIGSTGSGKSTFAARHFLPTEIISSDRCRALVSDNETDQDVSADAFDLVREIAGKRLKHRKLAVIDATNVRPADRKAWVELARKWHALPVAVVIDPGVDVCVARNALRADRPFGVGVAQRMTNEIRKGLGGLQREGFRQVWKLTGEASIDAAKVSRQPLWTDKRDDCGPFDVIGDVHGCADELQTLFCQLGYSIAWSDGHGDRTVTVTPPEGRKIVFVGDLVDRGPNVPDVLRIAMSMVAAGTAYCVQGNHERKLSRWLEGRKVTIAHGLQQTIDQLDAQDRGLREALPAFLDSLRSHVWLDGGRLAVAHAGLKEEMIGRGSGAVREFALYGETTGEIDEFGLPVRADWAAAYRGKTSVVYGHTPVLSAEWVNNTLCIDTGCVFGGKLTALRWPERELVDVPAVETWSEPVRPLGGPGLGKSAQADADGVLDYQDVSGRRWIETELKGRVVVAEENASAALEVMSRFALSPQWLVYLPPTMSPSETSSQAGWLERPEEAFSHFRERGVTQILCEEKHMGSRAVIALCRNAQTARDRFGVSGDETGAIWTRTGRSFFSDSGMTERLLNRLRASVDAADLWQELNSDWLLLDTEIMPWSAKASSLIESQYAPVATSAAAGLQASREALARAMARGVDTAALKARIEDRAARAARYATAWAPYVWPVSGVDDLKVAPFHLLASEGCVWYDQNHVWHMTLADRLAAGAAW; encoded by the coding sequence ATGAGAGAGCCAGACAAGACCGACCTCACCATCCCTGACTTCGCCCTCGTCGTGCTGATCGGCTCGACGGGATCGGGCAAGTCGACCTTCGCCGCCAGGCACTTCCTGCCGACCGAAATCATCTCGTCGGATCGCTGCCGCGCGCTCGTCAGCGACAACGAGACTGATCAGGATGTCTCGGCCGACGCTTTTGATTTGGTGCGCGAAATCGCCGGCAAACGGCTCAAGCATCGAAAGCTGGCCGTCATCGACGCGACCAATGTGCGACCCGCTGATCGCAAGGCGTGGGTCGAGCTGGCGCGCAAATGGCACGCTTTGCCGGTCGCCGTGGTCATCGATCCGGGTGTTGATGTTTGCGTCGCCCGCAACGCGCTACGAGCCGATCGTCCCTTCGGCGTCGGCGTTGCCCAGCGCATGACGAACGAAATTCGCAAGGGCCTCGGCGGCCTGCAACGCGAAGGTTTCCGTCAGGTCTGGAAGCTCACCGGCGAGGCCAGTATCGACGCGGCCAAGGTCTCGCGTCAGCCATTATGGACCGACAAGCGCGACGATTGCGGTCCTTTCGACGTCATAGGTGATGTCCATGGTTGCGCCGACGAACTTCAGACCTTGTTCTGTCAGCTCGGTTACAGCATCGCCTGGTCCGACGGCCATGGTGATCGGACCGTCACTGTAACGCCGCCAGAAGGCCGCAAGATCGTCTTTGTCGGCGACCTCGTCGATCGTGGTCCCAACGTGCCCGACGTCTTGCGCATCGCCATGAGCATGGTCGCGGCGGGAACCGCCTACTGTGTCCAGGGCAATCACGAACGCAAACTCAGCCGCTGGCTGGAAGGCCGCAAGGTCACGATCGCCCACGGCCTGCAGCAAACCATCGACCAGTTGGACGCTCAGGATCGCGGCCTGCGAGAGGCTTTGCCGGCCTTCCTCGACAGCCTGCGCAGCCACGTCTGGCTGGACGGCGGACGCCTCGCCGTGGCACATGCCGGACTCAAGGAAGAGATGATCGGGCGCGGTTCCGGCGCGGTGCGCGAGTTCGCCCTCTATGGCGAAACCACGGGCGAAATCGACGAATTTGGCCTGCCCGTCCGTGCCGACTGGGCAGCCGCCTATCGGGGCAAAACCAGCGTAGTATACGGGCACACGCCGGTGCTGTCGGCGGAGTGGGTCAACAACACGCTTTGCATCGACACCGGCTGCGTGTTCGGCGGCAAGCTGACTGCCTTGCGCTGGCCGGAACGCGAACTGGTCGACGTGCCGGCAGTCGAGACCTGGTCCGAACCCGTGCGTCCCCTCGGTGGACCGGGCCTTGGCAAATCGGCACAGGCCGATGCCGACGGCGTGCTCGACTATCAGGATGTCTCTGGGCGACGCTGGATCGAGACCGAACTGAAAGGCAGGGTTGTCGTGGCCGAGGAGAACGCGTCGGCGGCACTTGAGGTGATGAGCCGCTTCGCGCTGTCGCCGCAGTGGCTGGTATATCTGCCGCCGACAATGTCGCCATCCGAGACCAGCAGCCAAGCCGGCTGGCTGGAACGCCCCGAGGAAGCTTTCAGTCATTTCCGCGAGCGTGGCGTCACCCAAATCCTGTGCGAAGAGAAGCACATGGGTTCGCGGGCAGTCATCGCTCTGTGCCGAAACGCGCAGACGGCGCGCGACCGGTTCGGGGTATCTGGCGACGAGACAGGCGCGATCTGGACCCGGACCGGACGCTCCTTTTTCAGCGACAGCGGCATGACGGAGCGCCTGCTCAATCGCCTGCGCGCCAGCGTCGACGCTGCGGATCTATGGCAGGAATTGAACAGCGACTGGTTGCTGCTGGACACCGAGATCATGCCATGGTCGGCCAAGGCAAGCAGCCTGATTGAAAGCCAGTACGCCCCAGTGGCAACGTCTGCGGCCGCTGGGCTCCAGGCCAGCCGCGAAGCGCTGGCCCGTGCGATGGCACGCGGCGTGGATACGGCCGCGCTCAAGGCTCGCATTGAGGACCGCGCCGCGCGTGCCGCCAGATACGCCACTGCCTGGGCGCCTTACGTGTGGCCGGTCTCGGGCGTCGACGACCTGAAGGTCGCGCCGTTCCACCTGCTGGCAAGTGAGGGATGCGTCTGGTACGACCAGAACCACGTTTGGCACATGACGCTTGCGGACCGTCTAGCTGCCGGGGCGGCGTGGTAA
- a CDS encoding 3' terminal RNA ribose 2'-O-methyltransferase Hen1, with the protein MPRNAIGYSACLRYRSLMFLSVATTHHPATDLGFLLHKHPERLHETDLSFGKAWLFYPEATDERCEAVLLLDVDPIGLVRGKGQAEGLLDQYVNDRPYTASSFLSVALNKVLRTAMTGISKERQQLADSDLPLEAVVTPLPMRGGEALVRDLFEPLGWTVNLAPVETVGSGAGGPRYGHLRLTGTGRLSSLLNHLYVLIPVMDDTKHYWVGEAEIDKLLSKGEGWLENHPAKDLIVRRYLRNRGALARIALERLAPETANEVLPPEARAAPEQALEAPIRLNDLRMDAVVQAIRATGGASVADLGCGEGKLLYRLVREKWVHKLFGLDPAIRELEWAAKRLKLNEFGGPPEDRVTLLHGSLTYRDSRWAEADVAVLVEVIEHLDEDRLPMIERIIFGETAPKFVIVTTPNADYNPLFPSLAAGAFRHPDHRFEWGRVRFEAWAVRIGEIYGYSAALSGIGAVDPVLGAPTQMAVFTR; encoded by the coding sequence TTGCCGCGCAACGCCATTGGTTATTCGGCCTGTCTGCGTTATCGGTCGCTGATGTTCCTTTCCGTCGCGACAACCCATCATCCAGCCACAGATCTCGGCTTCTTGCTGCACAAGCATCCCGAACGTCTGCACGAGACTGACCTATCCTTCGGCAAGGCCTGGCTGTTCTATCCGGAGGCGACCGATGAGCGTTGTGAGGCTGTGCTTCTGCTCGATGTCGATCCGATAGGGCTCGTTCGGGGCAAAGGCCAGGCAGAGGGCTTGCTGGATCAATATGTAAACGACCGACCTTATACGGCATCGTCATTTCTGTCTGTGGCTTTGAACAAGGTACTGCGGACAGCGATGACCGGCATCTCGAAGGAGCGCCAGCAACTGGCCGATAGCGACCTCCCGCTCGAAGCTGTGGTGACCCCGCTGCCGATGCGTGGCGGCGAGGCCCTGGTTCGAGATCTATTCGAACCGCTGGGATGGACCGTCAACCTGGCGCCGGTCGAAACTGTCGGATCTGGCGCGGGTGGACCACGATACGGTCATCTGAGGCTGACTGGCACCGGGCGCCTAAGCAGCCTGCTCAACCACCTTTATGTCCTGATCCCGGTGATGGACGACACCAAGCACTACTGGGTGGGCGAGGCCGAGATTGACAAGCTGCTGTCCAAGGGCGAGGGCTGGCTGGAAAACCACCCAGCCAAAGACCTGATCGTGCGCCGTTATCTGCGCAACCGAGGTGCGTTGGCCCGCATCGCCCTGGAGCGGCTGGCTCCGGAGACGGCCAATGAGGTCCTACCCCCCGAAGCCCGGGCTGCACCTGAGCAAGCGCTGGAGGCGCCCATCCGGCTGAACGACCTGCGCATGGACGCCGTGGTGCAAGCCATTCGGGCGACCGGAGGGGCCAGTGTTGCAGATTTGGGGTGTGGCGAAGGCAAGCTGCTCTATCGGCTCGTGCGCGAAAAATGGGTCCACAAGCTGTTCGGGCTCGACCCCGCTATTCGTGAACTGGAATGGGCCGCCAAGCGTCTCAAACTGAACGAGTTCGGGGGGCCGCCTGAAGACCGGGTCACGTTGCTGCACGGATCGCTGACATATCGCGACAGCCGATGGGCGGAAGCCGACGTCGCTGTGCTGGTCGAGGTCATCGAACATCTCGACGAAGACCGGCTGCCAATGATCGAGCGTATTATCTTCGGCGAGACAGCGCCAAAATTCGTGATCGTGACTACGCCGAACGCTGACTACAACCCCTTGTTCCCCAGTCTGGCCGCCGGCGCTTTTCGCCATCCGGATCACCGTTTCGAATGGGGCCGGGTTCGGTTTGAAGCCTGGGCGGTCAGGATCGGCGAGATCTATGGCTATAGCGCCGCCTTAAGTGGCATCGGAGCCGTGGACCCCGTGCTCGGCGCGCCGACGCAGATGGCGGTGTTCACCCGATGA
- a CDS encoding FMN-dependent NADH-azoreductase: MSILLVTSSPRGAASHSTRIATEFAEKLVAADPSNTLVVRDLVANPLPHIDTDYATGIYTPVEARTPRQAEVVGVSDIVLDELFAADTVILATGFINFNISSTLKSWVDHISRSGKSFSYGEGGPKGLVTGKKVYIVLASGGIYSEGAAVQFDHAIPYLRGVLGFLGMTDVDVIRIEGVGMGPDAVTAALAKATAKVDAVVAKTASAQIAA; encoded by the coding sequence ATGTCTATCCTGCTTGTAACCTCGAGCCCGCGCGGCGCTGCCTCGCACTCGACCCGTATCGCTACCGAATTCGCTGAAAAGCTCGTCGCCGCCGACCCGTCGAATACGCTCGTCGTACGCGACCTCGTGGCCAACCCGCTGCCGCACATCGACACCGATTATGCGACCGGCATCTACACCCCCGTTGAAGCCCGCACGCCGCGCCAGGCCGAAGTCGTCGGCGTCTCCGACATCGTGCTTGACGAACTGTTCGCAGCCGACACCGTGATCCTGGCCACCGGCTTCATCAACTTCAACATCTCCTCAACCCTGAAGTCCTGGGTCGATCACATCTCCCGCTCCGGCAAGAGCTTCTCTTATGGCGAGGGTGGTCCCAAGGGCCTCGTCACCGGCAAGAAGGTCTATATCGTACTCGCCTCGGGCGGCATCTATTCCGAAGGTGCGGCCGTGCAGTTCGATCACGCCATCCCCTATCTGCGCGGCGTGCTCGGCTTTCTCGGCATGACCGATGTCGACGTCATCCGCATCGAAGGCGTCGGCATGGGCCCTGATGCCGTCACCGCCGCACTTGCCAAGGCGACCGCCAAGGTCGATGCCGTGGTGGCCAAGACCGCGAGCGCGCAAATCGCCGCGTAA
- a CDS encoding LysR family transcriptional regulator, producing the protein MQPNPTLDQLQILVAVADTGSFSAAGRKLNRAQSVISYGIANLEAQLGLKLFEREGTREPQLTEIGRAMLEDARRMVGMLQRIRSRADGHHQGLEAEVALSVDAALPSPVLVRVLKAFEAQFPTVMMRLHIGTLGLIPDHVVSGQSDLGIGGLLGEVDVHLVRIGFMSIVLAAAPTHPLALLPKPVALEDAREHTQLVVSDQSERTKGRDFGVFAYRTWRLTDVRIKHTLMREGLGWGGLPRWLIADDLASGRLVELDLEPFSEVRSSLYAMHRADRSPKPAAAWLIDQFKRQLGCFNEFEPDDLPEGEPETAHRSEP; encoded by the coding sequence GTGCAGCCCAATCCGACGCTCGACCAATTGCAGATCCTGGTTGCGGTCGCCGACACCGGCAGCTTCTCAGCCGCAGGCCGCAAGCTTAACCGCGCGCAGTCCGTCATCAGCTACGGCATCGCCAATCTTGAAGCGCAGCTTGGCCTGAAACTGTTCGAGCGCGAGGGCACGCGCGAGCCGCAGCTGACCGAAATCGGCCGGGCGATGCTGGAGGACGCCCGGCGCATGGTCGGCATGCTGCAGCGCATCCGTTCGCGTGCCGACGGTCACCATCAGGGGCTGGAGGCTGAAGTTGCGCTGTCGGTTGACGCGGCGCTGCCCTCGCCAGTGCTGGTGCGGGTGCTGAAGGCGTTCGAGGCGCAGTTCCCGACCGTGATGATGCGACTGCATATCGGCACGCTCGGTCTGATCCCCGACCATGTCGTCAGCGGACAGTCGGATCTTGGCATCGGTGGCTTGCTGGGCGAGGTCGACGTGCATCTCGTGCGCATCGGCTTCATGTCGATCGTGCTGGCTGCCGCCCCCACCCACCCTCTGGCACTGCTGCCGAAACCGGTGGCGCTCGAGGATGCGCGAGAGCACACCCAGCTGGTTGTCAGCGACCAGTCGGAACGCACCAAGGGACGCGACTTCGGCGTCTTTGCCTATCGTACATGGCGGCTGACAGATGTGCGTATCAAGCATACGTTGATGCGCGAGGGGCTGGGCTGGGGCGGGTTGCCGCGCTGGCTGATCGCGGACGATTTGGCCAGCGGCAGGCTGGTCGAACTCGACCTTGAACCTTTTAGCGAGGTGCGCTCATCGCTCTATGCCATGCACCGCGCCGACCGCAGCCCGAAACCGGCGGCGGCCTGGCTGATCGACCAGTTCAAACGCCAGCTCGGCTGCTTCAACGAGTTCGAACCGGACGACCTGCCTGAGGGCGAGCCGGAGACAGCCCATCGATCAGAGCCATGA
- a CDS encoding TetR/AcrR family transcriptional regulator gives MQRETPRRSNRDRTEATRADLIAAARKLFIEKSYAETGTPEIVAAAGVTRGALYHHFADKQALFAAVVEQEAAAVAQEIERASPPSLFARNALIAGSDAYLAAMRAPGRTRLLLLDGPAVLGRAAMDAIDNRHGNRSLREGLVAAMREQSMTRLPADALTALLAAAFDRAALAVEAGASAEDYRAVLMALIDGLSPARPQAGRPVRTR, from the coding sequence ATGCAACGAGAAACCCCGCGCCGCTCCAACCGCGACCGCACCGAAGCGACGCGCGCCGACCTGATCGCCGCGGCGCGCAAACTGTTCATCGAAAAGTCCTATGCCGAGACCGGCACGCCGGAGATCGTTGCGGCCGCCGGCGTCACCCGCGGCGCGCTCTATCACCACTTTGCCGACAAGCAGGCGCTGTTTGCCGCCGTGGTCGAGCAGGAGGCGGCGGCGGTGGCGCAAGAGATCGAGCGCGCCTCGCCGCCTTCTTTGTTTGCCCGCAATGCGCTGATTGCCGGCTCGGACGCCTATCTCGCCGCCATGCGCGCGCCCGGCCGCACGCGGCTTTTGCTGCTCGACGGGCCGGCCGTGCTTGGCCGCGCCGCCATGGATGCGATCGACAATCGCCACGGCAACCGGTCGCTGCGCGAAGGCCTGGTTGCGGCGATGCGCGAACAGTCGATGACCAGACTGCCTGCCGATGCGCTGACCGCTTTGCTCGCCGCCGCCTTCGACCGCGCAGCACTTGCCGTCGAGGCCGGCGCCTCGGCCGAAGACTATCGCGCCGTGCTCATGGCTCTGATCGATGGGCTGTCTCCGGCTCGCCCTCAGGCAGGTCGTCCGGTTCGAACTCGTTGA
- a CDS encoding VOC family protein → MKTTSYYPVLMTGDVAGTKAFYINHFRFKPLFASDWYVHLQSAEDRRVNLGIVQGDHETIPEGGRGRTSGLLINFEVRDPDAVYERIVAAGLPILCPLRDEPFGQRHFITRDPNGVLIDVIKPIPLSPEFQAQFAAGAAGA, encoded by the coding sequence ATGAAGACGACGAGCTATTATCCGGTGCTGATGACGGGCGACGTAGCCGGCACAAAAGCCTTCTATATCAATCACTTCCGCTTCAAGCCGCTGTTTGCGAGCGACTGGTATGTGCATCTGCAGTCTGCCGAGGATCGCCGGGTCAATCTCGGTATCGTCCAGGGCGACCACGAGACGATCCCCGAGGGGGGGCGCGGCCGCACATCGGGGCTGCTGATCAATTTCGAGGTGAGGGATCCTGATGCTGTCTATGAACGGATCGTTGCGGCCGGCCTGCCGATCCTGTGCCCGCTGCGCGACGAACCCTTCGGCCAGCGCCATTTCATCACCAGGGATCCCAATGGCGTGCTGATCGACGTCATCAAGCCGATCCCGCTCAGCCCGGAATTTCAGGCGCAATTCGCGGCGGGCGCGGCGGGCGCCTGA
- a CDS encoding arginase family protein codes for MRDICLVRAPSNLGLRPLEPGHVPGTWRAPQALSEAGLIESLAPGRVVDLDRPAYSTEPQPGTRLRNGPAIRRFNLDLAEIVTGALGQGEFPLIIGGDCSILLGALVAARRSGAVALIHFDGHSDFRHPGNYDVNASLGSVAGMDLALATGRGEALLAQWPGVVGPLVTDDAVVQIGERESRDADFAWPDINATAVTRIDVFAAQELGAAGVLQKTRATLARAGCPYWLHLDVDVLDQTVMPAVDSPGSPGIDPDELVAILSALAADQRCTGLDMTIYDPDLDPTGDLARLLVSLLGRVLKPR; via the coding sequence ATGCGTGACATCTGCCTTGTTCGTGCGCCATCCAATCTCGGCCTTCGGCCCTTGGAGCCGGGCCATGTGCCCGGCACCTGGCGTGCGCCGCAGGCGCTGAGCGAAGCTGGTTTGATCGAGTCGCTGGCGCCGGGGCGGGTGGTCGATCTCGACAGACCCGCCTACAGTACCGAACCGCAACCGGGCACTAGGCTGCGTAATGGTCCGGCGATCCGCCGCTTCAACCTCGATCTTGCCGAGATCGTCACCGGTGCGCTTGGGCAAGGCGAGTTCCCGCTGATCATCGGCGGCGACTGCTCGATCCTGCTTGGCGCACTGGTCGCCGCGCGGCGCTCGGGCGCAGTCGCCCTGATCCATTTCGATGGCCACAGCGATTTCCGCCATCCCGGCAACTACGATGTCAATGCCTCACTCGGCTCGGTTGCCGGCATGGATCTGGCACTTGCCACCGGACGCGGCGAGGCTTTGCTGGCGCAATGGCCAGGTGTTGTCGGTCCGCTCGTCACCGACGATGCGGTGGTTCAGATCGGCGAACGCGAGAGCCGCGATGCCGATTTTGCCTGGCCCGACATCAATGCGACCGCCGTGACGCGCATCGACGTCTTTGCCGCGCAGGAACTCGGCGCGGCTGGAGTGTTGCAAAAGACAAGAGCGACGCTGGCGCGCGCCGGCTGTCCCTACTGGCTGCATCTCGATGTCGATGTGCTCGACCAGACGGTGATGCCGGCGGTGGATTCGCCCGGCAGCCCCGGCATCGACCCCGATGAACTCGTTGCCATTCTGTCGGCGCTGGCAGCGGACCAGCGCTGCACCGGCTTGGACATGACGATCTACGATCCCGACCTCGACCCGACCGGTGACCTTGCGCGACTGCTGGTGTCGCTGCTCGGGCGGGTGCTCAAGCCTCGATAA
- a CDS encoding trypsin-like peptidase domain-containing protein has translation MALAAHKFETDDTLLDAYSTTVADAVDRIGPAVCRIERVGGQGGHGSGFVITPDGLVVTNFHVVGDAKTVRVSMPDGASSEGRVLGRDPDTDIALVRADGSFTEVAPLGDSKRLRRGQIAIAIGNPLGFEWTVTSGVVSALGRSMRASTGRLIDDVVQTDAALNPGNSGGPLVSSAGEVIGVNTAMIHGAQGIAFAVASNTANFVISEIIRFGRVRRAFIGISADTTSLPRRAALLSQVTTSTAVRLRSVEKDGPAAKAGLREGDIIAAIDGRPVTGVDDLVRMLDAERIGRETLCTVVRRTGVSQVTVTPVARAS, from the coding sequence ATGGCCCTCGCCGCCCACAAATTCGAGACCGACGACACACTGCTCGACGCCTATTCGACGACAGTCGCCGACGCCGTCGACCGCATCGGCCCAGCCGTCTGCCGCATCGAGCGCGTCGGTGGCCAAGGTGGCCATGGCTCCGGCTTCGTCATCACCCCGGACGGGCTGGTCGTTACGAATTTCCATGTCGTTGGCGATGCCAAAACGGTGCGCGTCTCTATGCCCGACGGCGCCTCCAGCGAAGGCCGCGTGCTAGGCCGCGACCCTGACACCGACATCGCGCTGGTGCGCGCCGATGGCAGCTTCACCGAAGTCGCGCCGCTCGGCGATTCCAAGCGGCTGCGGCGCGGCCAGATCGCCATTGCCATCGGCAATCCGCTCGGCTTCGAATGGACCGTAACGTCAGGCGTGGTCTCCGCACTTGGCCGTTCGATGCGCGCCTCGACCGGGCGGCTGATCGACGATGTCGTCCAGACCGATGCCGCGCTCAATCCCGGCAATTCCGGCGGACCGCTGGTGTCGTCGGCAGGCGAAGTCATCGGCGTCAACACCGCCATGATCCACGGCGCGCAAGGCATCGCCTTCGCGGTCGCTTCCAACACCGCCAACTTCGTCATTTCGGAGATCATCCGCTTCGGCCGCGTGCGGCGCGCCTTCATCGGCATCTCGGCCGACACCACCAGTTTGCCGCGCCGCGCAGCGCTCCTGTCGCAGGTGACCACCAGTACTGCGGTGCGGCTGCGCAGCGTCGAGAAAGACGGACCCGCGGCGAAGGCCGGCCTCAGGGAAGGCGACATCATCGCGGCGATAGACGGTCGCCCGGTCACCGGCGTCGACGACCTCGTGCGCATGCTCGACGCCGAACGCATCGGCCGCGAGACGCTATGCACAGTGGTGCGCCGCACCGGCGTCAGCCAGGTGACGGTGACGCCGGTAGCAAGGGCGAGCTGA
- a CDS encoding S1C family serine protease translates to MSDFNLNAFSEAIADLAAKAAPATASFTTHHHRTASAFHWRDGYFVTAEEAVEAGEEIELTLASGEAVKAELVGRDPSTGVALLKPAGAVAAPALAKADAVRPGNLAIAIGSSQGSALAVSGSVGEVGPAWRSMRGGTIDRRINLAVNAGGRFEGGPVLDAKGALIGMLLFGPRGRALVMPYETVERAVATLREKGHVARGYLGAGLHPIRDGAARGAMVMSLDDNGPAKAAGLALGDIIVAWNGEAVHGPRELIRKLGPDSAGAAVTLGVVRGGEQRDVALTVGEKPLS, encoded by the coding sequence ATGAGTGACTTCAACCTTAATGCATTTTCCGAGGCCATCGCCGATCTCGCCGCCAAGGCTGCGCCGGCAACGGCAAGTTTCACCACCCATCACCATCGCACCGCCAGCGCCTTCCACTGGCGTGACGGCTATTTCGTCACCGCCGAGGAAGCTGTCGAGGCCGGTGAGGAGATCGAATTGACATTGGCTTCGGGCGAAGCGGTGAAGGCCGAACTGGTCGGTCGCGATCCGTCGACCGGCGTAGCGCTTCTGAAGCCGGCCGGCGCGGTCGCGGCGCCTGCGCTCGCCAAGGCTGACGCGGTACGGCCCGGCAATCTTGCCATCGCCATCGGCAGCAGTCAGGGTTCGGCGCTGGCCGTCTCGGGTTCGGTCGGCGAGGTCGGCCCCGCCTGGCGCTCGATGCGCGGCGGCACCATCGATCGGCGCATCAATCTCGCCGTCAATGCCGGCGGCCGTTTCGAGGGCGGGCCGGTGCTTGACGCCAAGGGCGCGCTGATCGGCATGCTGCTGTTCGGGCCGCGTGGTCGTGCGCTGGTCATGCCTTATGAGACGGTCGAGCGGGCCGTGGCGACGCTGCGTGAAAAGGGCCATGTCGCGCGCGGCTATCTCGGCGCCGGCCTGCACCCGATCCGTGACGGCGCGGCGCGCGGCGCCATGGTCATGAGCCTCGACGACAATGGTCCGGCCAAGGCCGCCGGCCTTGCGCTGGGCGACATCATCGTGGCGTGGAATGGCGAGGCCGTGCACGGCCCGCGCGAACTGATCCGAAAGCTCGGGCCGGATAGCGCGGGTGCCGCGGTGACGCTCGGCGTGGTGCGCGGCGGCGAGCAGCGCGATGTCGCGCTGACCGTCGGTGAAAAGCCGCTGAGCTGA
- a CDS encoding helix-turn-helix transcriptional regulator: MVLIALHDAARAERLSASLAMADDLLPVVAGSGIVDVAVVDDAVANSAAWLDRADGGNSAIPRVLLSASAGRPENRVLAVLPLASDANLIAAAVRLAAAGYRVSRDGRSTPDRHGGFDHIASGTETDSGLFGEESFDDGAALRPALSPRETEVLALLAEGAPNKVIARRLNISVHTAKFHVAAILIKLGAANRTDAIAIAMRQGLVLV, encoded by the coding sequence GTGGTGCTGATCGCGCTGCACGATGCCGCGCGTGCCGAGCGCCTGTCGGCTTCGCTTGCGATGGCGGACGATCTGCTTCCGGTCGTGGCCGGCAGCGGGATTGTCGACGTCGCTGTCGTCGATGACGCTGTTGCGAACAGTGCGGCCTGGCTCGATCGGGCCGATGGTGGCAACAGCGCAATCCCACGGGTGCTGCTATCCGCGAGCGCTGGCCGGCCGGAAAACCGGGTGCTTGCCGTGCTGCCTTTGGCGTCGGATGCGAATCTGATCGCGGCTGCCGTCAGACTGGCGGCGGCCGGCTACCGGGTGTCAAGGGATGGGCGTTCGACGCCGGATCGTCATGGCGGTTTCGATCACATAGCGAGCGGAACTGAAACCGATAGCGGGCTGTTTGGCGAGGAATCTTTTGACGACGGCGCCGCCCTCCGACCAGCGCTGTCACCGCGCGAGACGGAAGTGCTGGCGCTGCTCGCCGAAGGCGCGCCCAACAAGGTGATCGCGCGGCGGCTGAACATCTCCGTGCATACGGCAAAGTTCCACGTCGCCGCGATCCTGATCAAGCTGGGTGCTGCGAACCGCACGGATGCCATCGCGATCGCGATGCGGCAGGGCCTGGTGCTGGTCTAA